A part of Thermococcus sp. JdF3 genomic DNA contains:
- the nadA gene encoding quinolinate synthase NadA, with protein MEKETLIAEIERLKEERNAIIMAHNYQLPEVQDIADFLGDSLELARKAVNVDADVIVFAGVDFMAETAKILNPEKTVLLPARRATCAMANMLKVEHILRAKEQYPDAPVVLYVNTTAETKAYADVTVTSANAVKIVEKLDSDVIIFGPDKNLASYVARVTGKKVVPVPEYGHCYVHRQFTIEDVERAKKLYPNAKLMVHPECEPEVQERADIIVSTGGMIRRAPEWNEWVVFTEHEMVYRLQKLYPDIKFHPAKEDAVCIGMKAITLNHIYESLRDMKYEVEVPEDIAEKAKRAIEKMLEMS; from the coding sequence ATGGAGAAGGAGACGCTCATAGCCGAGATTGAACGTCTCAAGGAAGAGAGGAACGCCATAATCATGGCCCACAACTACCAGCTCCCGGAGGTTCAGGACATAGCGGACTTCCTCGGCGACAGCCTGGAGCTCGCGAGGAAGGCTGTGAACGTTGATGCCGACGTCATAGTCTTCGCGGGAGTGGACTTCATGGCAGAAACCGCCAAAATCCTCAATCCGGAGAAGACCGTCCTCCTGCCGGCGAGGAGGGCAACCTGCGCGATGGCCAACATGCTGAAGGTCGAGCACATCCTCAGGGCCAAGGAGCAGTACCCGGACGCGCCCGTGGTTCTCTACGTAAACACCACCGCCGAGACCAAGGCCTACGCCGACGTTACGGTTACCTCCGCCAACGCCGTCAAAATAGTGGAGAAGCTCGATTCTGATGTCATAATCTTCGGTCCCGACAAGAACCTTGCGAGCTACGTGGCCAGGGTCACCGGAAAGAAGGTCGTCCCCGTCCCCGAGTACGGCCACTGCTACGTGCACAGGCAGTTCACCATTGAGGACGTTGAGAGGGCCAAAAAACTCTATCCGAACGCCAAGCTGATGGTTCACCCGGAGTGCGAGCCGGAGGTGCAGGAGAGGGCAGATATCATAGTCTCCACGGGCGGAATGATAAGGCGCGCACCGGAATGGAACGAGTGGGTGGTATTCACCGAGCACGAGATGGTTTACCGCCTTCAGAAGCTCTACCCGGATATTAAGTTCCACCCGGCTAAAGAAGACGCGGTCTGCATCGGCATGAAGGCGATAACGCTCAACCACATCTACGAGTCGCTCAGGGACATGAAGTACGAGGTTGAAGTTCCGGAGGATATAGCCGAGAAAGCTAAGAGGGCCATCGAGAAGATGCTGGAGATGAGTTAA
- a CDS encoding ATP-binding protein: MSREETIAQIVMDYLNLSVEGVERELSVPEDIRINKAITIIGPRRAGKTFYILQKFSKLRNAGKAAVFFPLDDDRIFPPTPDDLSTLVRVFYELFPDADEKYLFLDEIQNVPNWELFVKRVLERDGFRVYLTGSSSKLLSGEIATALRGRTLTFEMMPFSFREFLRAKGIEVGRYLSTREEAVVKTLLREYLEFGGFPEVVLIEDRYLKRKTLSEYVDVMLYRDVVERHGIKNLKAVRLFLKLLITSFAKEFSVNRTARYMKGIGVDVSKNTLYSYFDYFEEAYMVFPLKKFSYNLKEVEKSLPKVYIVDTGLINAYSLRFGETIGRLIENAVFLELRRRERELYYFKDERGREVDFLVKEGKDILELIQVSYSLESPETFEREVSALLSASEKLDCENLTIINWDRDDIIEVRGKKVRLVPLWKFLLGGEGDDKS; encoded by the coding sequence ATGAGCCGCGAGGAAACGATAGCCCAAATTGTGATGGACTACCTCAATCTCAGCGTTGAGGGTGTCGAGCGGGAGCTGAGCGTTCCAGAGGACATCCGGATAAACAAGGCAATAACAATAATCGGCCCAAGAAGGGCCGGAAAGACATTTTACATCCTTCAAAAGTTTTCCAAACTGAGGAATGCCGGTAAAGCGGCCGTCTTCTTCCCCCTCGACGATGACAGAATATTCCCTCCAACGCCCGATGACCTTTCAACCCTCGTGAGGGTGTTCTACGAGCTCTTCCCAGATGCCGATGAGAAGTACCTTTTTCTCGACGAGATTCAGAACGTCCCCAACTGGGAGCTTTTCGTTAAGCGTGTCCTGGAGCGCGATGGGTTCAGGGTTTACTTGACCGGCTCCTCCTCAAAGCTCCTCAGCGGGGAGATAGCGACAGCCCTCCGCGGAAGGACGCTGACGTTTGAGATGATGCCCTTCAGCTTCCGGGAGTTCCTCAGGGCCAAGGGGATTGAGGTGGGCAGGTATCTCTCGACGAGAGAAGAGGCGGTTGTCAAGACCCTTCTGAGGGAGTATCTGGAGTTCGGCGGCTTTCCAGAGGTCGTTCTTATCGAGGACAGGTACCTAAAGCGGAAAACGCTTTCCGAGTACGTGGATGTGATGCTCTACCGCGACGTTGTTGAACGGCATGGGATAAAGAATCTAAAGGCGGTCAGGCTGTTCCTGAAGCTCCTCATAACGTCCTTTGCTAAGGAGTTCTCGGTGAACCGAACGGCCAGGTACATGAAGGGCATTGGCGTGGACGTCAGCAAGAACACCCTCTACAGCTACTTCGACTACTTTGAAGAAGCTTACATGGTCTTCCCGCTCAAGAAGTTTTCCTACAACCTGAAGGAGGTTGAGAAGAGCCTTCCAAAGGTTTACATCGTTGATACCGGCCTGATAAACGCCTACTCGCTTCGCTTTGGGGAGACCATCGGCAGGCTCATTGAGAACGCCGTTTTCCTTGAACTCAGAAGGCGCGAGAGGGAGCTCTACTACTTCAAGGACGAGCGTGGAAGAGAGGTTGATTTCCTCGTGAAGGAGGGAAAGGATATCCTGGAGCTCATACAGGTCAGTTATTCACTCGAAAGCCCTGAAACGTTCGAACGGGAGGTCTCGGCACTGCTGAGTGCCTCGGAGAAACTCGACTGCGAAAACCTAACGATAATAAACTGGGACAGAGATGACATCATTGAGGTCAGGGGGAAAAAGGTCAGGCTCGTCCCTCTCTGGAAGTTCCTGCTTGGAGGTGAGGGTGATGATAAATCTTAG
- the nadC gene encoding carboxylating nicotinate-nucleotide diphosphorylase: MINLSYLLQFIEEDAPFGDVTSEAVIPEGTKAKAVIIAKGEGIIAGVEEAKALFEHFGVKVDVKKRDGEGVRKGDTILELEGNARAILLVERTALNVMGRMSGIATEVRKLVEKVKAVNPKVRVAGTRKTLLKPIDKRAILIGGGEPHRFSLSDAILIKDNHLALVPLEEAIKRARAFSAYKVVEVEVESLEDALKAARAGADVVMLDNMSPAEIAEVLTVLKREGLRERVKIEVSGGITPENITEYAELDIDVISLGYLTHSVKNFDVSLEIIGKI; encoded by the coding sequence ATGATAAATCTTAGTTATCTCCTGCAATTTATAGAAGAGGACGCCCCCTTCGGAGACGTCACGAGCGAGGCGGTCATACCTGAAGGAACGAAGGCCAAAGCAGTAATCATCGCGAAGGGGGAAGGAATAATAGCGGGAGTCGAGGAAGCCAAGGCCCTCTTCGAGCACTTCGGGGTTAAAGTGGATGTTAAGAAACGCGACGGAGAGGGAGTTAGGAAGGGTGATACCATCCTCGAGCTTGAGGGCAACGCGAGGGCAATACTTCTCGTCGAGAGGACGGCTTTGAACGTCATGGGCAGAATGAGCGGCATAGCCACCGAGGTCAGGAAGCTGGTCGAGAAGGTTAAAGCCGTAAACCCCAAGGTTCGGGTTGCAGGAACTAGAAAAACCCTGCTCAAGCCTATAGACAAGAGGGCGATACTCATAGGTGGCGGTGAACCCCACCGCTTCTCGCTGAGCGACGCGATACTGATAAAGGACAACCACCTCGCGCTCGTCCCGCTGGAGGAGGCGATAAAGAGGGCCAGGGCCTTCTCCGCCTACAAGGTCGTCGAGGTTGAGGTCGAGAGCCTTGAGGACGCACTAAAAGCCGCCAGGGCAGGGGCCGACGTCGTGATGCTCGACAACATGAGTCCGGCCGAGATAGCCGAGGTTTTAACTGTTCTCAAGCGGGAAGGGCTCAGGGAGAGGGTTAAAATTGAAGTCAGCGGTGGAATAACGCCAGAGAACATAACCGAGTACGCCGAGCTTGACATCGACGTGATAAGCCTCGGCTACCTGACGCACTCTGTGAAGAACTTCGACGTCAGCCTTGAGATAATTGGAAAGATATGA
- the pdxS gene encoding pyridoxal 5'-phosphate synthase lyase subunit PdxS, with product MGRLDVIEAKGTERLKRGFAKMVKGGVIMDVTNAEQARIAEEAGAVSVMALHRVPADIRKAGGVARMAPIEKIQEIMDAVTIPVMAKVRIGHVAEAKILEALGVDMIDESEVLTPSDPFFHIDKREFAVPFVCGARNLGEAVRRIWEGSAMIRTKGEAGTGNIVEAVRHVRLVAEGIRQIQAMTDEQVYGVAEKFAEPYLRLALNVKEIAGLPTRVLENEPIYGHHTYREIVDGLYRVLLEIKKLGRLPVVNFAAGGVATPADAALMMQMGMDGVFVGSGIFKSSQPEKMARAIVEAVNHWDEPDVLVEISREIGEPMKGQDIEELEVRLEERGV from the coding sequence ATGGGAAGGCTCGACGTTATCGAGGCTAAGGGTACCGAGAGGCTCAAGAGGGGCTTTGCAAAGATGGTGAAGGGCGGCGTCATAATGGACGTCACCAACGCTGAGCAGGCGAGGATTGCGGAGGAAGCGGGTGCCGTCTCTGTCATGGCCCTCCACCGCGTTCCAGCTGATATCAGGAAGGCAGGTGGCGTTGCCAGAATGGCCCCGATAGAGAAGATTCAGGAGATAATGGACGCGGTTACGATTCCGGTCATGGCGAAGGTGAGGATCGGCCACGTGGCGGAGGCCAAAATACTCGAGGCCCTCGGTGTGGACATGATCGACGAGAGCGAGGTTCTCACGCCTTCCGACCCGTTCTTCCACATAGACAAGAGAGAATTTGCCGTTCCCTTCGTCTGCGGAGCCAGAAATCTCGGCGAGGCCGTCAGGAGGATATGGGAAGGCTCGGCCATGATCAGAACCAAGGGCGAGGCCGGAACCGGCAACATCGTCGAGGCGGTCAGGCACGTCCGCCTAGTCGCCGAGGGGATAAGGCAGATTCAGGCCATGACCGACGAGCAGGTCTACGGGGTTGCGGAGAAGTTCGCAGAGCCCTACCTCCGGCTTGCCCTCAACGTCAAGGAGATAGCCGGCCTCCCAACGAGGGTCCTTGAGAACGAGCCAATTTACGGCCACCACACCTACCGCGAGATTGTCGATGGCCTCTACAGGGTTCTCCTCGAGATAAAGAAGCTCGGCCGCCTTCCTGTTGTGAACTTCGCGGCCGGAGGAGTTGCAACGCCGGCCGATGCTGCCTTGATGATGCAGATGGGAATGGACGGCGTCTTCGTCGGCTCGGGAATCTTCAAGAGCTCCCAGCCCGAGAAGATGGCCAGGGCCATAGTCGAGGCCGTCAACCACTGGGACGAGCCGGATGTTCTCGTCGAGATAAGCAGGGAAATAGGGGAGCCGATGAAGGGTCAGGACATCGAAGAGCTCGAAGTCCGCCTTGAGGAGAGGGGCGTCTGA
- the pdxT gene encoding pyridoxal 5'-phosphate synthase glutaminase subunit PdxT — MVKVGVIGLQGDVSEHIEASKRALENLGVSGEVIWLRKPEQLEEISAIIIPGGESTTISRLMVKSGLLEPVRKLGEEGLPIMGTCAGLIMLSKEVVGATPEQRFLELLDVRVNRNAYGRQVDSFEAPIKLAFSEEPFPGVFIRAPRIVELLSDRVRPIAWLGERVVGVEGDNIIGLEFHPELTDDTRVHEHFLRKAL, encoded by the coding sequence ATGGTCAAGGTGGGTGTCATAGGCCTCCAGGGCGACGTCAGCGAGCACATAGAGGCGAGCAAAAGGGCTTTGGAGAACCTCGGGGTTTCCGGCGAGGTCATCTGGCTCAGGAAGCCGGAACAGCTCGAGGAAATCTCTGCAATCATAATCCCAGGCGGCGAGAGCACGACCATCTCGAGGCTCATGGTGAAGAGCGGCCTCCTCGAGCCAGTCAGGAAGCTCGGTGAGGAAGGGCTTCCGATAATGGGCACCTGTGCGGGTTTGATAATGCTCTCGAAGGAGGTAGTCGGCGCCACTCCGGAGCAGAGGTTCCTCGAGCTTCTCGACGTCCGAGTTAATAGAAACGCCTACGGCAGGCAGGTGGACAGCTTTGAGGCGCCGATAAAGCTAGCTTTCAGCGAAGAACCCTTCCCCGGTGTCTTCATCCGCGCCCCGAGGATAGTAGAACTCCTCAGCGACAGGGTGAGGCCGATAGCCTGGCTCGGTGAGAGGGTCGTTGGCGTTGAGGGAGACAACATCATCGGCCTGGAGTTCCACCCCGAGCTGACCGACGACACGAGGGTTCACGAGCACTTCCTGCGGAAGGCCCTGTAA